Proteins from a single region of Neosynechococcus sphagnicola sy1:
- a CDS encoding sigma-70 family RNA polymerase sigma factor has protein sequence MPESESSQEHSAESRSINRDQFIHLYDTYGQQMYSLALRMLENAQEAEDLIQDVFLGLWKQFNFDPQRGSLKTFLLVLVRSRALDRIRTRKVSQKLLQQQKWETNFLSDLSIGALQNEETIQQVRAAIAQLPEQQRHAIELAYFKGLSQSEISERLGMPLGTVKSWFRLGFRKLRTELGNNKY, from the coding sequence CCGAATCTGAGTCTTCTCAAGAACACTCTGCTGAGTCAAGATCAATTAATCGTGATCAATTTATTCACCTCTACGATACCTATGGGCAGCAGATGTATAGTCTGGCATTGAGGATGCTAGAGAATGCTCAGGAAGCGGAGGATCTGATACAAGATGTTTTTCTGGGGCTGTGGAAGCAATTCAATTTTGATCCGCAGCGAGGTTCCCTGAAAACGTTTCTCTTGGTTTTGGTTCGCTCTCGTGCCTTAGATCGCATCCGCACCCGTAAGGTCTCCCAGAAGTTACTCCAGCAACAGAAATGGGAGACAAATTTTTTATCTGACTTATCGATCGGGGCACTACAGAACGAAGAAACCATTCAGCAGGTCAGGGCTGCGATCGCTCAATTGCCAGAACAACAACGACATGCCATTGAATTGGCCTATTTTAAAGGTCTCAGTCAGTCTGAAATTTCTGAGCGATTAGGAATGCCTCTGGGAACGGTCAAGAGTTGGTTCCGTTTAGGGTTTCGCAAATTACGGACTGAATTAGGTAACAACAAATACTAG